One sulfur-oxidizing endosymbiont of Gigantopelta aegis genomic region harbors:
- the nhaA gene encoding Na+/H+ antiporter NhaA yields the protein MKNNLKDIFKRNKGVYNSPWEKSFDSIVTPFEEFIHKQTTSGLLLMSMAVLALFLANGPYASAYAHFIHMPVSIGVGDWSLEMSLNHWINDALMALFFFVVGLELKRELLVGELASLKNASLPIAAAIGGMVVPALIYFAINPQGDEALGWGIPMATDIAFAIGALALLASRVPKALITFLVALAIVDDIGAVLVIAIFYTETISITPLMFGVGLFALLLAFNLLGIRKTTPYFIVAVALWYALLQSGVHATLAGILGALTVPATPKYDPELFSEHVKDLMSRFKASHEPGKSIMTNDKLRAVVQTLENGVHSVETPLQRLEHTWHLPVAYLIIPIFALANAGISIDIDSLAETFTHPVMVGVSLGLVLGKFIGITGASWLILKLGIAVLPKDTRFTQIAGVSLLAGIGFTMSIFVAQLGFSGREDLLLMAKTGILAASLLAGITGYIWLYVVSKPQAK from the coding sequence ATGAAAAATAACTTAAAAGATATTTTTAAAAGAAACAAAGGGGTTTATAACTCCCCCTGGGAAAAAAGCTTCGATTCAATAGTCACCCCCTTTGAAGAATTTATTCACAAACAAACCACCAGTGGACTTTTACTTATGTCCATGGCCGTATTAGCATTATTTTTGGCTAATGGCCCCTATGCTAGCGCCTATGCACATTTTATTCACATGCCTGTTTCCATTGGCGTAGGTGACTGGTCTTTAGAAATGAGCCTCAATCACTGGATAAATGATGCCTTAATGGCCTTATTTTTCTTTGTGGTCGGTTTGGAACTGAAACGAGAATTATTGGTGGGCGAATTAGCTAGTTTAAAGAATGCATCCTTGCCGATTGCAGCAGCAATCGGCGGTATGGTTGTACCTGCACTCATTTATTTTGCCATTAATCCTCAAGGTGATGAGGCACTAGGGTGGGGCATTCCAATGGCGACGGATATTGCCTTTGCCATTGGCGCTTTAGCCCTATTAGCCAGTCGAGTACCGAAGGCCTTAATTACTTTTCTTGTGGCCTTAGCGATTGTTGATGACATTGGTGCCGTGTTAGTGATTGCAATCTTCTATACAGAAACAATTTCCATCACACCCTTAATGTTTGGCGTGGGATTATTTGCCCTTTTGTTGGCATTTAATCTACTGGGCATTCGTAAAACCACCCCTTATTTTATTGTCGCTGTGGCATTATGGTATGCATTATTACAATCCGGGGTTCATGCAACACTTGCAGGTATTCTGGGGGCATTAACTGTCCCTGCAACGCCAAAATATGATCCGGAGCTGTTCAGCGAACATGTCAAAGATCTCATGAGTCGTTTTAAAGCCAGCCATGAGCCTGGAAAAAGCATTATGACCAACGACAAGTTACGCGCTGTTGTGCAAACATTGGAAAATGGTGTGCATAGTGTTGAAACACCCTTGCAACGATTAGAACATACTTGGCACTTACCCGTAGCCTATCTCATTATACCTATCTTTGCCCTAGCAAACGCAGGAATAAGCATTGACATTGATTCATTGGCAGAAACCTTTACTCATCCTGTGATGGTAGGTGTTTCTTTGGGCTTGGTTTTAGGTAAATTCATTGGTATTACGGGTGCAAGTTGGTTGATACTTAAGTTAGGAATCGCGGTTCTACCAAAGGACACACGCTTTACACAAATTGCCGGTGTTTCGTTATTGGCAGGTATTGGTTTTACTATGTCGATATTTGTAGCGCAATTAGGATTTTCAGGCAGAGAAGATCTATTATTAATGGCTAAAACAGGTATTTTAGCAGCTTCGCTACTAGCGGGCATTACAGGTTATATCTGGTTGTACGTTGTGAGTAAGCCGCAAGCGAAGTAA
- a CDS encoding efflux RND transporter permease subunit: MCVRLSIATLTLAKGPEDLAAILVPLDGGHHIRVGDLGSVHWGASDPTSLYHGNGSEAVAIALLRSEAGFAQPVIESVNENLASVRKKFPNIDIQIADTQGRLIGLTVSNMLDSLRDAIIMTIIVILLFIGNSRAALVVALSLPISYLLSFAILWWIGFEFDMVTLSAIIIAVGLLADDAIVVIENIERRMRELGEKRFTAAIRGLDEIILADTSGTISTILVLLPIMFIGGYVQTVLRPLTITLAIALLASLIVSITLIPLFAPYILRPDSKDPLAWILQPFSHYVMEPLKHFYVNIVAWGLNHRFLILIILTVLFVVSASQMKLLGREIMPLMDTGISKITFEAQADTDDKAMKKIIKQVEAIIEQEIPAPWIISYSAVIGSEPGVKSFGAKRLLQQGEVTLNLIDRFHRTQDLYTINEALRHKLRKIPGLITANVSVFGSTPLSSISANVDVMIKGPDPAILSRLADEVITRLQTVNGLTGIERSWQNHATKIELNVDPALARLNGLSASSIAQQVAEAVGGISGGRLRVMGEDPIPVWVRIKDGQRNHAIDLNALPIRSKEGTFIPLASVAKPRLISTPTAETHQYLEPTIDILAWRRNISITSLHDNVTEALADLKLPRGYNIYYEGEYKQLSESFSRLAKSFVLGLMMLYLMLSVTFRSFLDPLAIMASLPLAVIGAAWGLLLSNKFGSMPSFMGLILLMGIVVNNGILLIDFTKVAMQKGVDIKQALLDAVEKRTRPILMTAISSAVGMIPLAMEWAVGIERLSPLAVVAIGGLLTGTFLTLLAVPVFYSLLVSLRHKLLT; this comes from the coding sequence TTGTGTGTCCGGTTAAGTATAGCCACATTAACTTTAGCAAAAGGGCCTGAAGATTTAGCGGCAATTCTAGTTCCCCTTGATGGGGGACATCATATCAGAGTAGGGGACTTGGGTAGCGTTCACTGGGGAGCTTCCGATCCAACATCTTTATATCATGGCAATGGTAGCGAAGCCGTTGCCATTGCCTTGTTACGCTCTGAAGCGGGCTTCGCTCAACCTGTTATTGAGTCAGTCAATGAAAACCTAGCCTCAGTAAGAAAAAAGTTTCCCAACATAGATATTCAAATTGCCGATACACAGGGACGTCTTATCGGCTTAACCGTCAGTAATATGCTGGATTCTTTGCGCGATGCCATTATTATGACTATTATTGTCATTCTACTCTTTATTGGTAATTCACGTGCCGCTTTAGTCGTTGCCTTATCACTACCAATCTCCTATTTACTGAGTTTTGCTATACTTTGGTGGATTGGTTTTGAATTTGATATGGTAACTTTATCTGCCATTATTATTGCTGTCGGCCTGCTTGCAGATGATGCAATTGTCGTCATAGAAAATATCGAACGACGAATGCGTGAACTTGGTGAAAAGCGTTTTACTGCTGCCATTCGAGGGCTGGATGAAATTATATTAGCTGACACGAGTGGTACTATTAGTACCATATTAGTCCTATTGCCTATCATGTTTATAGGAGGCTATGTTCAAACGGTATTAAGGCCTTTAACCATTACACTTGCTATTGCATTATTAGCCTCTTTAATTGTTTCAATTACCCTGATCCCATTATTTGCTCCCTATATACTCAGGCCTGATTCTAAAGATCCTCTAGCCTGGATACTACAACCATTTTCCCATTATGTTATGGAGCCTTTAAAGCATTTCTATGTCAATATTGTTGCATGGGGACTGAATCATCGTTTTTTAATTCTCATTATTTTAACGGTATTATTTGTTGTCAGCGCGAGCCAAATGAAATTACTGGGTAGAGAAATAATGCCATTAATGGACACGGGTATTTCAAAAATCACATTTGAAGCACAAGCAGATACTGATGATAAAGCAATGAAAAAAATCATTAAACAGGTTGAAGCCATCATAGAACAAGAAATTCCTGCACCGTGGATAATTTCTTATTCCGCTGTGATTGGTTCAGAACCCGGCGTAAAGTCGTTTGGCGCAAAAAGATTATTACAACAGGGCGAAGTAACACTGAACTTAATTGATCGCTTCCATAGAACTCAGGATCTCTATACAATTAATGAAGCATTGCGTCATAAACTCAGAAAAATTCCAGGGCTGATTACCGCTAATGTGTCAGTATTTGGATCCACGCCCTTATCATCCATTAGTGCTAATGTGGACGTTATGATAAAAGGGCCTGATCCCGCTATTTTGAGCAGACTAGCAGATGAAGTAATCACACGTTTACAAACAGTCAATGGTTTAACCGGTATTGAAAGAAGTTGGCAAAATCATGCGACTAAAATTGAACTTAATGTTGATCCTGCTCTAGCACGTCTTAATGGCTTATCTGCCTCAAGCATTGCACAACAAGTTGCTGAGGCGGTGGGTGGCATTTCTGGGGGACGATTACGGGTGATGGGTGAAGATCCGATTCCTGTATGGGTAAGAATTAAGGATGGTCAACGAAATCATGCCATTGATCTGAATGCACTTCCTATACGCAGCAAGGAGGGTACATTTATACCTTTAGCATCGGTTGCTAAACCTCGGCTAATTTCAACACCTACCGCAGAGACACACCAATATCTTGAACCCACGATCGACATTCTTGCCTGGCGAAGAAATATATCCATTACCAGTTTGCATGATAATGTTACCGAAGCACTAGCAGACCTAAAATTACCTCGTGGCTACAATATCTATTATGAAGGTGAATATAAGCAATTATCTGAATCATTTTCACGTTTAGCAAAATCATTCGTACTGGGTTTAATGATGCTATATCTGATGCTGAGTGTTACTTTTCGCTCCTTTCTAGACCCATTAGCAATCATGGCCAGCTTACCATTGGCCGTTATTGGCGCTGCATGGGGCTTATTATTAAGTAATAAATTTGGTTCCATGCCGAGCTTTATGGGGCTAATCTTACTCATGGGCATCGTCGTTAACAATGGTATTTTGCTCATTGATTTTACCAAAGTTGCCATGCAAAAAGGCGTTGATATCAAACAAGCTTTATTAGATGCTGTGGAAAAAAGAACCCGTCCCATATTAATGACCGCCATTTCATCAGCCGTTGGTATGATTCCTCTAGCAATGGAATGGGCTGTTGGCATTGAACGCTTATCACCTTTAGCCGTTGTGGCCATTGGTGGATTATTAACGGGTACGTTTTTAACCTTATTAGCTGTGCCTGTGTTTTATTCATTATTAGTTTCATTGCGTCATAAGCTTTTAACCTAG
- a CDS encoding tyrosine-type recombinase/integrase — MALKQQSPLPIIDNLNYIGNPFKQKVFDAKVFTGNTIPGADTDFEYALKFLFSYNGSTATFNSYRREIERLLQWAWRIEHISILKLRREHIEDFIRFCYKPPISWIGTKNTPRFKTIQNQRIANDQWRPFVVKISKIEHSHGKVPDQKNFFLSQSSIKATFTALSSFFEYLIQESLSESNPVALIKQKSKFIQKDQLKPIVRRISTLQWDYVIETAELMAKENPPEHERTLFIMNCLFAMYLRISELVEDERSTPIMGDFRKDRDNNWWFDVTGKGNKNRSITVCDDMLNALKRYRRYLGYTALPALNEQHPLIIKSKGQGGITSTRHIRRIVQHTFDTAYERMKADGLQDDADDLQVATVHWLRHTGISEDVKFRPREHVRDDAGHASMATTDRYIESDLRERHNSGKQKRIKDIL; from the coding sequence ATGGCTTTAAAGCAACAATCTCCCTTGCCAATCATTGATAACCTCAACTACATTGGTAATCCCTTTAAACAAAAAGTCTTTGATGCCAAAGTTTTTACTGGCAATACAATACCGGGCGCTGACACTGATTTTGAGTATGCTTTAAAATTTCTTTTTAGCTACAATGGCAGCACGGCAACCTTTAATAGTTATCGACGTGAAATTGAACGCTTATTACAATGGGCATGGCGTATAGAACATATTTCCATACTAAAACTAAGACGTGAACATATAGAAGATTTTATTCGTTTTTGTTACAAGCCACCAATAAGTTGGATCGGAACAAAAAATACACCACGCTTTAAAACCATACAAAACCAACGTATAGCCAATGACCAATGGCGACCCTTTGTTGTGAAAATTTCAAAAATTGAACACAGTCATGGCAAAGTGCCCGATCAAAAAAACTTTTTTTTATCCCAATCGTCTATCAAAGCGACTTTTACAGCCTTATCTTCATTCTTTGAGTATCTAATCCAGGAAAGTCTCTCAGAATCAAATCCTGTCGCCCTTATTAAACAAAAAAGTAAATTCATTCAAAAAGATCAACTCAAACCCATTGTCAGACGAATTAGCACTCTACAATGGGATTATGTCATTGAAACCGCAGAATTAATGGCCAAAGAAAATCCCCCTGAACATGAGCGCACCCTTTTTATAATGAACTGCCTATTCGCGATGTACTTGCGGATCTCAGAATTAGTTGAAGATGAGCGTTCTACGCCTATTATGGGCGATTTTAGAAAAGACAGAGACAATAATTGGTGGTTTGATGTCACTGGTAAGGGCAACAAAAACCGCTCGATTACAGTGTGTGATGACATGCTCAACGCTTTAAAACGCTATAGAAGATACCTTGGCTATACGGCTTTACCGGCTTTAAATGAACAACATCCATTAATTATTAAATCTAAAGGCCAAGGTGGAATCACAAGCACAAGACATATCAGACGTATAGTGCAACATACCTTTGATACCGCCTATGAAAGAATGAAAGCGGATGGCTTGCAAGATGATGCAGATGACTTACAAGTTGCCACTGTGCATTGGTTACGTCACACTGGTATATCAGAAGATGTAAAATTTCGTCCCCGTGAACACGTCCGTGATGATGCGGGTCATGCCAGTATGGCGACGACTGATCGCTATATCGAATCAGATTTACGTGAACGTCACAACTCAGGCAAGCAAAAACGTATAAAGGATATCTTATAA
- a CDS encoding cation:proton antiporter, with product MHEHLMIFGITLVILGYGFYSKLLSKYNISGPMIFTAVGIILSPLMLRDSAVNINAEVVQVVAEIALILILFSDAATLNLQKLKAHWRLPARLLFVAMPITIIITYFTGRAFFPDEAPLYILLLALILAPTDAALGKIVVSDKRIPETIRNTINVESGLNDGIVFPVLLTVIAMIASQNSGSSDGWLGYIAQQISIGAIAGAFVGWIGAKLSQISMKKEWVEHQYLNLIPIALAIFSFYVAEYFHGNGYIAAFFAGLLLGNTNKAIKKNVEEFAESEGEFLIMITFLVFGLVFVPLMLPYLSLEVWIFSLLSLTLLRIIPIIISLGFFKLDLVTRLFIGWFGPRGIASILYILVAVHTLGSIEGHEKIYAVASLTILLSIILHGLSAKPLAIRYAKTHFDTEDKK from the coding sequence ATGCATGAGCATTTAATGATCTTCGGTATCACACTTGTGATATTAGGTTATGGGTTTTACTCTAAACTTTTGAGCAAATATAATATTTCAGGCCCTATGATCTTTACTGCTGTGGGCATAATACTATCCCCTCTTATGCTGAGAGATAGCGCGGTAAATATCAATGCAGAAGTCGTGCAGGTTGTTGCAGAAATAGCATTGATATTGATACTTTTCTCAGATGCGGCCACACTCAATCTGCAAAAACTTAAAGCCCATTGGCGACTGCCTGCCCGTTTACTTTTTGTGGCAATGCCCATCACCATTATTATTACTTATTTTACCGGAAGAGCTTTTTTTCCTGACGAAGCACCACTCTATATTCTTCTCCTTGCACTCATCTTAGCACCTACGGATGCAGCCCTTGGCAAGATCGTTGTTTCAGACAAAAGAATCCCTGAGACAATTAGGAATACAATTAATGTCGAGAGTGGGCTCAATGATGGGATTGTCTTTCCTGTTCTATTGACTGTTATTGCAATGATTGCTTCGCAGAATTCAGGGTCTTCGGATGGATGGTTGGGTTATATTGCTCAACAAATTTCCATTGGCGCAATTGCCGGTGCTTTTGTTGGCTGGATCGGGGCAAAATTAAGCCAAATTTCTATGAAAAAAGAGTGGGTTGAGCATCAATATCTTAACCTCATCCCCATTGCTCTTGCCATATTCTCTTTCTATGTTGCAGAATATTTTCATGGCAATGGCTATATTGCGGCCTTTTTCGCTGGACTTCTTCTCGGCAATACCAACAAAGCGATCAAAAAAAATGTAGAGGAGTTTGCGGAAAGCGAAGGCGAATTTCTCATTATGATTACCTTCCTTGTCTTTGGCCTCGTATTTGTACCCCTTATGCTGCCTTACTTATCACTCGAGGTATGGATTTTTTCTCTATTAAGCTTAACACTCCTACGCATCATACCTATCATTATTAGTCTTGGTTTTTTTAAGCTGGACTTAGTCACCAGGCTTTTTATAGGCTGGTTTGGTCCAAGGGGAATTGCTTCCATACTTTACATTCTGGTAGCCGTACATACCTTAGGTAGTATTGAAGGCCATGAAAAAATCTATGCAGTCGCCTCTTTGACAATATTACTGAGTATTATTTTACATGGTCTTTCAGCAAAACCTCTTGCTATACGATATGCTAAAACTCATTTTGATACTGAAGATAAAAAATAA
- a CDS encoding IS3 family transposase (programmed frameshift) has protein sequence MNDQTKKPNKSYTSEFKESAVKLANETDQSVSQTARELGVNVNTLHTWISKYSKPVKTVANRSDEHIYDEVKRLKKELAKVIQERDLLKGHSVLCKGNFVKYAWITDQAKDYPVTILCRFMDVSRSCYYDWVSSPKTDREKENEALTEQLKKLFEDSRKTYGTRRLKRKLAEKGVHISRRRIGRLMKKAGLFCKTKRRFKATTNSKHNKRISPNLLEREFTVSQPDRYYVGDITYIATKEGWLYLAVVIDLFSRQIVGWSMDERMKAKLVNDALLMAIWKRKPMDGLLWHTDRGSQYASDSHRKILSDHNIIQSMSRKGNCWDNAVSESFFHSLKTELTHHCRFKTRVEAKQAIFEYIEVFYNRERLHSANDYLSPVDYEIQQEIA, from the exons ATGAATGATCAAACAAAAAAACCGAATAAAAGCTATACATCAGAATTTAAAGAATCAGCTGTCAAATTAGCTAATGAGACGGATCAATCCGTTTCTCAGACTGCCAGGGAGCTAGGTGTTAATGTAAATACTCTACATACCTGGATCAGTAAATATTCCAAACCGGTGAAGACGGTAGCCAATAGAAGTGATGAACACATTTATGATGAAGTAAAACGTCTGAAAAAAGAATTGGCAAAAGTGATTCAGGAGCGTGATTTATTAAAAGGCCACAGCGTACTTTGCAAGGGAAACTTTGTGAAGTACGCATGGATAACTGATCAGGCTAAAGATTACCCGGTAACGATTCTGTGCCGTTTTATGGATGTTTCCCGTAGTTGCTATTATGATTGGGTTAGCTCTCCTAAAACGGATAGAGAGAAAGAAAATGAAGCGCTTACTGAGCAGCTAA AAAAACTGTTTGAAGACAGTCGCAAGACTTATGGAACCCGTCGTCTTAAAAGAAAACTGGCTGAAAAAGGCGTTCATATAAGCCGCCGGAGAATTGGTCGATTAATGAAAAAAGCCGGTTTGTTTTGTAAAACGAAGAGACGCTTTAAAGCGACGACTAATTCCAAGCATAATAAGCGTATATCTCCAAATTTACTGGAAAGAGAGTTTACTGTCTCTCAACCTGATCGCTACTATGTGGGTGATATTACCTATATTGCCACCAAGGAAGGCTGGTTATATTTAGCGGTTGTCATTGACTTATTCTCTAGGCAAATTGTTGGCTGGTCGATGGATGAGCGAATGAAAGCCAAGCTAGTCAATGATGCTTTACTGATGGCCATATGGAAGCGTAAACCAATGGATGGATTGCTTTGGCATACTGACCGAGGTAGCCAATATGCCTCTGATAGTCATAGAAAAATATTGTCGGATCATAACATAATTCAGTCTATGAGCCGCAAAGGAAATTGCTGGGACAATGCTGTATCAGAGAGCTTCTTTCATAGTTTGAAAACTGAATTGACGCACCATTGTCGATTCAAAACCAGAGTAGAAGCAAAGCAGGCAATATTTGAATATATTGAGGTATTTTATAATCGGGAGCGACTTCATTCGGCTAATGATTATTTGTCACCAGTCGATTATGAAATACAGCAGGAAATAGCTTAA
- the trhA gene encoding PAQR family membrane homeostasis protein TrhA produces MSKKGKGSKLRGFSLSVYTFSLVFLFSMSGVFHLLPYDTTARDVLQVLDHSAIWVLIAGTFVPIHTIMFRGFKRWGILLIVWLITIPGIILTTVFFSSMPEWLSLSFYLGLGWIGIFTAYLLIHQYGFAKAKYLIYGGLAYTIGAVFEFLRWPILIDGIIEPHDIFHVFVIIGAAYHWLFVYDHADWPVLMCQHFSGQFSKYFLAVSSDFCHFVFPIILVSHVNFKQMKRKGFALWNDRAVPFTQGIFTTVMILLQYLHGTG; encoded by the coding sequence ATTAGTAAAAAAGGCAAGGGGAGTAAACTAAGGGGCTTTTCTCTGAGTGTCTATACATTTTCCCTGGTTTTTCTTTTCTCAATGAGTGGTGTGTTCCATTTGTTGCCCTATGATACGACTGCAAGAGATGTTTTACAGGTTTTAGATCATTCCGCAATTTGGGTATTAATTGCGGGTACATTTGTACCCATTCATACCATTATGTTTCGCGGCTTTAAACGCTGGGGGATTTTATTAATTGTTTGGCTCATTACTATTCCAGGCATTATACTCACCACCGTCTTTTTCTCCAGTATGCCAGAATGGTTGAGTTTGAGTTTTTACCTAGGCTTAGGCTGGATTGGGATTTTTACTGCTTATTTACTGATCCATCAATATGGCTTTGCAAAAGCTAAATATCTCATTTATGGTGGCCTTGCCTATACTATCGGGGCTGTTTTTGAATTTCTCAGGTGGCCTATATTAATTGATGGCATTATAGAACCGCATGATATCTTCCATGTTTTTGTGATCATAGGTGCAGCATATCATTGGTTGTTTGTGTATGATCATGCGGACTGGCCTGTTTTGATGTGTCAACACTTTTCCGGACAGTTTTCTAAATATTTTTTGGCTGTTTCAAGTGATTTTTGTCATTTTGTATTTCCTATCATTTTAGTTTCTCATGTTAACTTTAAACAGATGAAGAGAAAGGGCTTTGCCCTCTGGAACGATAGAGCCGTTCCATTCACCCAAGGTATTTTCACAACGGTAATGATCCTGTTACAATATCTTCACGGCACAGGCTGA
- a CDS encoding transposase family protein: MASLSQQKKHLSFSALKQAISLHFHAIKDSRVQGKCDYSQHDVLMSAFACMYFQDPSLSEFQKQMEEEQNQNNLRTLFNVEKIPKNSQLRDILDLIPSKTFAPAFKDLFERLRRHKHLEEYAVLPNTLLCVIDGTQYYSSKQVHCDCCLHKEHRTGEITYSHAVFLQGAIMHPDKKQVLPVMPEAIQNTDGTKNRIVKVMQPNVL, translated from the coding sequence TTGGCCTCTTTAAGTCAGCAAAAAAAACATTTAAGTTTTTCTGCCCTGAAACAGGCCATCTCATTGCACTTTCATGCAATCAAAGATAGCCGAGTACAAGGAAAGTGTGATTACAGTCAACATGATGTGCTTATGAGTGCTTTTGCCTGCATGTATTTTCAAGATCCCTCTTTAAGTGAATTTCAGAAACAGATGGAAGAGGAACAGAATCAAAATAATTTACGCACTCTTTTTAATGTTGAAAAAATTCCTAAAAATAGTCAACTAAGAGACATTTTGGATCTCATACCCTCTAAAACATTTGCACCTGCATTTAAAGATTTATTTGAACGACTCAGACGACATAAGCATCTTGAAGAGTATGCCGTATTACCCAACACATTGCTTTGTGTTATTGATGGCACGCAATATTATTCCTCTAAGCAAGTCCATTGTGACTGTTGTCTTCATAAAGAACATAGAACGGGTGAAATAACCTACAGTCATGCTGTTTTTTTACAAGGTGCCATTATGCACCCCGATAAAAAGCAAGTGCTCCCTGTCATGCCTGAAGCAATACAAAATACGGATGGTACAAAAAACAGGATTGTGAAAGTAATGCAGCCAAACGTTTTATAG
- a CDS encoding GNAT family N-acetyltransferase, whose product METIIVQAQAYTENSNHFFEDVKGYIPSNASRFEVKITQDADEISQAKKLRINEQFKFQLSASKVKKELSLTRKLIDQHKRMSHDGYDSYAQHLIVKDRQTAKIIAYVRLIDGYTAFKIGGYFSETQFNVQKIFENQLYHIELSRLVIDKDYDNAQTAELLWTGITQYAIENGIDAIVGSLSIQLAENISETSQLINLYKANHMSNRKLRVYPYQLLPDNSPLLRFSLNSKIKSKTRQQTYLDYFFSKGIQICGEAHWNKTLNTAELFFHYKLKNIQQIPQCIQINEVELGSLCE is encoded by the coding sequence ATGGAGACAATAATCGTGCAAGCACAAGCCTATACAGAGAATTCGAATCATTTTTTTGAGGATGTAAAAGGATATATTCCCTCAAATGCTTCTCGTTTTGAAGTGAAAATCACGCAGGATGCTGATGAAATCAGTCAGGCAAAAAAATTAAGAATAAATGAACAGTTTAAATTTCAATTAAGTGCATCAAAAGTAAAAAAAGAACTTAGTCTCACCCGTAAGTTAATTGATCAACACAAGCGTATGAGTCATGACGGATATGATAGTTATGCGCAACACCTGATAGTGAAAGATCGACAAACAGCAAAAATTATCGCTTATGTTAGATTAATTGATGGTTATACGGCCTTTAAAATTGGTGGCTATTTCTCTGAAACGCAATTCAATGTTCAAAAAATCTTTGAAAACCAGCTTTATCATATCGAACTTAGTCGCCTGGTCATTGATAAAGATTATGATAACGCACAAACGGCTGAATTATTATGGACAGGCATTACACAATACGCCATTGAAAATGGAATAGATGCCATCGTTGGCAGTCTTTCAATTCAACTTGCTGAAAATATCAGTGAAACCAGTCAATTGATTAATCTCTATAAGGCTAATCATATGAGTAATCGTAAGCTCAGAGTGTATCCTTATCAATTATTGCCCGACAATTCACCTTTATTAAGATTTAGTTTAAATTCTAAAATAAAGTCTAAGACAAGACAACAAACCTATCTGGATTACTTTTTTTCCAAAGGCATCCAGATTTGTGGTGAAGCGCATTGGAACAAGACCCTCAATACGGCTGAATTGTTTTTTCACTATAAATTAAAAAATATTCAGCAAATACCGCAATGCATTCAAATTAATGAAGTTGAATTGGGTTCATTATGTGAATAA
- a CDS encoding rhodanese-like domain-containing protein, with product MPKLGKFYKFSFVYFLLMLISFPVFSDAGFPGREKYPDIPFISLDDFHEAYKNDQYTVVDARSNFEFNVIQVKGALNLPLNDALFTNKIHDIADKTGKTIVFYCNGRRCMKSYKAAIKSNLEKVLVFDAGIFEWSQAYPDDTTFLGKSPMNPDDLISTSKLKEHIIPLDEFESLIMDSVLIDVRTLDMRRGSGLFLLADRSVPLDNKKKLERYLQKAIDEDKILLAYDNAGKTIRWLQYHLENKGIKRYYFMKGGAKYYTYDNQ from the coding sequence ATGCCTAAATTAGGAAAATTCTATAAGTTTTCGTTTGTTTATTTTTTATTAATGTTAATCTCATTTCCCGTATTTTCTGATGCTGGTTTCCCCGGCCGTGAAAAATACCCTGATATTCCTTTTATCTCACTGGATGATTTTCATGAGGCTTACAAAAACGATCAATATACGGTAGTAGATGCCAGAAGCAATTTTGAATTTAATGTTATTCAGGTTAAAGGTGCTTTGAATCTGCCATTAAATGATGCGTTATTTACTAATAAGATCCATGATATTGCTGATAAAACAGGTAAAACCATTGTTTTTTACTGCAATGGTCGTCGCTGTATGAAATCTTACAAAGCCGCCATTAAGTCAAATCTTGAGAAAGTCTTGGTTTTTGATGCAGGTATATTTGAGTGGTCGCAAGCTTACCCAGATGATACTACATTTTTAGGTAAGTCACCGATGAATCCCGATGATTTAATCAGTACAAGCAAGTTGAAAGAACATATTATCCCCTTAGATGAATTTGAATCGCTTATTATGGACTCCGTTTTGATTGATGTTCGGACATTGGATATGCGCAGAGGCAGCGGTTTGTTCTTATTAGCTGATCGTTCTGTACCGCTTGATAACAAAAAAAAATTAGAGCGTTATCTGCAAAAAGCTATTGATGAAGATAAGATCCTTCTTGCTTATGATAATGCTGGCAAAACGATACGTTGGTTACAATATCATTTGGAAAATAAGGGTATTAAACGCTATTACTTTATGAAGGGTGGTGCAAAATATTATACTTATGATAATCAATAG